AGTCTCTTTTTGGGGCGGACGGATCGTCGATGGTCGTCAATTTCATCATCATGTGTTCTGGTTTTTTTGCTTTGCGGTTTTCAGGACAAGGAGCGCTGACACTCGTTTCGCGCAACATGATGATGAAGTGGTTTGAGAAGCGGCGAGGTTTCGCGATGGGTTTTAGCAATGTCGCCACTTCGCTGACTTTTGCTTCTGCTCCAGTGTTGTTTGAGTTGCTGATCCAGAGCTATGCGTGGGATGGAGCGTGGATGATATTGGCAGTGATCACGGGGTTTGTGTTTCCTTTTTTCGTAGTGACTTTCTTCAGAGACGATCCCGAAAATAGTGGACTGAAGCCAGACGGTGATTTTGTCGAGTCTCAAAAAAGCAAAGCCAACCGGTTTCCGGTGGTTCGGGACTTTACACTCGCGGAAGCACAACGTACGCTGGGTTTTTGGATTTTTGCACTGATGCTTGCGATGCAGGCGCTCTATTGGACGGGGCTGACGTTCAACATTGTGTCGGTGTTCGAACTGGCGGGGTATTCTCGGGAGACTTCGGTTTCGATCTTTTTGCCTTCGTCGATCATCGCGATCTGTGTGACACTCGGGGTGAGTAGCCTCAGTGACCATATCAAACTGAAATACCTGCTCTACATCATGGGAGTGGGTTCGTGTACGGCATTGATTGGGATGATTTTCCTCGGAGAAGGGCATCTAGTGGTACCCAGGCTGGGAGAGATCGATGTGTTTTTCTATCTGCTGGTCTTGGGCAATGGAGTGATGATGGGCTTGTATGCCGTGATCTTGTCGGTGACTTGGCCGAGGTTTTATGGCAAGGCGCATTTGGGGGCGATCTCTGGCAGAGCGATTACGATGGTCGTGGTAGGTAGTGCCTTGGGACCAATGCTCTTTAGTGAATCTTTGGCTTGGTTTGGGAGTTATACATTTGCGGGCTGGGTGTGCTTTGGACTCTATGTGGTGTTGACGATATTGTCCATTTGGGCCAACAACCCCCAAGAAAAGCTTCGCGCGAAAGTCAAAACCAACGACGACTAGGGGTAACGGGCTTAGTAGTTGTCTTCCTAGTGAATGACCACCTAGAACGTATGGCTACCCATTAGACAATAGAAGTCATGAAAGCAGCATATAGTTTGGCAATTTGCCTTTTTTTCACCTTGAGTTCGTTTGATATTACTGATCCTGTGACAGTTTCTGTCACCGATAAGGTCAAGGAGGTATTTCAATCTACACAAGAGATACGTACGATGTCTTATGATTTCGTTCGTCAAGAGCGTGTGCGTGGTAAAATGCACAAAAATATCGCCTCGATCAAAATGACCAAGGTGCCGCACCGTGTGTATTTCAAAGAGAGCTTTCCCAACAACGGACTCGAAGTTCTCTACCCTCATCCAGAAGACGATACCAAAGCTCTGGTCAATCCAAATGGGTTTCCCTATGTCAACATGAAACTGGACCCGAGAGGAGACATCATGATGAAGAACCAACATTATTCTGTCCTCGATGCAGGGTATGACGGGGTGATTTCGGTACTGGAGTACTTGTTTTACAAATACAAAAACGAGATCAACAACCTCGTGGAGTACCAAGGGATGACTCTGGTGGATGGTAAAACCTGTGATGTGATCGTGATGGAAAACCCAGCTTTCAAATATGTGAACTACGCAGTGTCTGGTGGGGAGACCCTAGCAAGTATCGCCAAGAAGTATCGCTTGAGCGAGTACATGATCAAAGAGAAAAACAGCGACTTGTACCTAGATGATCTCAAATCCGGAGATGTCCTGAAATTGCCCACGGACTATTCTGCTAAGATGAAGCTATTCATAGATGTAGACAGACGCATCCCACTCCGCATCGATATCTACGATGAGGTCGGCTTATTCGAAAAGTACGAATTCAAAAATGTCGTCTTGAACCCCAACTTTAGAGACGAAGAGTTCTTGGACACCTATTCTGCGTATAGCTTCAATTGAACCACCGCCAGTCTGCAATCTGACTGATGAACGAAGAGAGAACTCCTGGATCCATGATCACACTAAAGACGATTCCAAAGACAGCGCCGATGAGGTGAGCATCGTGGTTGATATTGTCGGACATTTCCTTCCCCTTCATGTAGGAGTAGATCAGATATATGGCACCCATGATGAAGCCCGGGATACATATGAACCCGTACAAACAAACGTCATTGGTGGGGTAAAAGAGAATACTACTGAAGACCACGGCAGATACGCCCCCCGATGCTCCGAGTGAGTTGTAGCGAGAATCATTCTTGTGTTTGATGAGTGACGGCAAGTCGGAGATTACGATGGCTAGGAGATAAAAACCGATGAAGTACAAAGCACCTGCTTCGCCTTTGAGGCGAAAGAATAACTGCTCTACGAACCTTCCGAAAAAATAGAAAGTAAACATGTTGAAGGCGAGGTGCATCCAACTGCCATGGATGAACCCGGAAGTGATGACGCGGTACCACTGCCTGTCCTGTAGGATGCGCACAGGGTTCATCATGAGCTTGTATTGTAGGCTGGGATTTTGGAGCGCGGCATAACTCACCGCTACGGTGAGGATGATCAAAATGATAGTGATAGACATATTTGCTGTTTATAGTTTGGTCCCTTGTACCATCAAAATGGATCGAACAGATTGTTCTTTTAGATGAAGAAATTGTTTCCTCGTGTCGTCTTGTTTGAATCGGTCAAAATCGTCTTGAGAATCGAAAGAGACTATGTGAACCTCATAGGGTTTTTCATCATCACCAGCGATGAAGGCGGCTTGACCTGGTCGTATTCTTTGGATTAATTTGCCGTTGTATTTTTCCATGAGAGGAATGGCAAGCGATTCAAATTCATGAAAAACTTCTTCTTGCCCTTGATGGATGTAGATGAGTTGTATGATATACATCATATCAATGATCTCTTTGGATCAAAGCCTGGGTGAAGGCTTTGAGAGGTTCTAGGTCGTACTTGCTAGAGTCTAGATCGTCGAGTTGTTGAAAGCCCAAGTCAAAGTAGTGATTCATCTTTTGCTCCGAAATTTCTTTGATCTTAAGTTGTTCATAAACCTTTTTGACCTCCTGTACTTTTTTGTGTACATCAAATTCCGTTTGTTGGAGCCAGTATTCGAGGTTTTGAGCAGCGTCTCCTTCGGCATGCTCAATGGCTTTGAGGAGAAGGAAAGTCTTCTTGTTGGCAAGGATGTCCCCTCCTACTTGCTTGCCAAACTTGTCTGCATCGCCATAGACATCTAGGATATCATCCTTGAGTTGAAAGCCTATACCGATGTTGACCCCAAAATCTCTCAGGTGGATGGCCTCTTCTCGAGTCATGCCTGCGAGCAAGCCACCTAGTTCTAGCGAATATCCTAAAAGAACAGCGGTTTTGAGTTTGATCATCTCGATGTATTCCTCTTCGGATACTGTAGGTAGATTCTCAAAGTTCATGTCGAGCTGCTGCCCTTCGCAGACCTCTATCGCACATTGGTTGAAGAGCTTGATGAGGTAACGAATGTCATCATACTGTGCCTCTAGTAGGAGGTCGTAGGCCATGATCATCAGTGTATCACCAGAGAGTATGGCAATGTCCTTGTTCCATTTTTTGTACACAGTTTCTTGTCCACGGCGAAGTGGGGCCTCATCCATGATGTCATCGTGGATGAGAGTGAAGTTGTGAAAGAGCTCGATGGAGAGCGCAGGATGAATGATGGTCTCCCAATCTTTCTTTTTGGTGAGATATGCCATGATGGCCAAAATGGGACGCATTCGCTTGCCTCCCAAGTCTAGGGTATAGGCCAGTGGTGCGTACAATTCGTTGGGGTGCTTGTCAAACTCTATCTGCGCGATGGCGTCATTGAGCTTCTCTTGATAGGCTCTTAAATCTTCAGTCATTGATGTCAACAAACTCTAAATCTATCGTACGGCGGTTGATATCAGTGCCGACGACCATTACGATCACTTGATCGCCCAAAGTAAATACTCTTTTGTTTCGTTTGCCAATCATGCAATAGTTCTTTTCGTCAAACTCGTAGAAGTCATCCGTCATGCTGGCGGCACGGACCATTCCTTCGCATTTGGTCTCGGTGATCTCGACGAAGATACCAAACTCGGTGACTCCTGAGATGACGCCTTCGAAAGGTTTCTGCTCGACGGACTGCATGAACTCTACTTGTTTGAACTTGATCGAAGCACGCTCCGCATCTGCAGCTCGTTTTTCTCTTTCGGAAGAGTGGCGGCAGAGTTCTTTGTATTCGTCTGCTTTGGGAGACTTCTTCTTGAGCAGGTAGTGCTGGAGCAGGCGATGGACCATCACATCAGGGTATCGACGAA
The DNA window shown above is from Reichenbachiella sp. 5M10 and carries:
- a CDS encoding nitrate/nitrite transporter; translation: MIDHKKLGNWPFHPKKWPFFYGWMIIISGTVGITMSIPGQTMGVSTFTDSLIEVMGMSRTQLSFAYMCGTVLSASMLTWVGQKYDKHGARPIALISSLALGVVLIYLSQVDTVQSLFGADGSSMVVNFIIMCSGFFALRFSGQGALTLVSRNMMMKWFEKRRGFAMGFSNVATSLTFASAPVLFELLIQSYAWDGAWMILAVITGFVFPFFVVTFFRDDPENSGLKPDGDFVESQKSKANRFPVVRDFTLAEAQRTLGFWIFALMLAMQALYWTGLTFNIVSVFELAGYSRETSVSIFLPSSIIAICVTLGVSSLSDHIKLKYLLYIMGVGSCTALIGMIFLGEGHLVVPRLGEIDVFFYLLVLGNGVMMGLYAVILSVTWPRFYGKAHLGAISGRAITMVVVGSALGPMLFSESLAWFGSYTFAGWVCFGLYVVLTILSIWANNPQEKLRAKVKTNDD
- a CDS encoding DUF1571 domain-containing protein; the encoded protein is MKAAYSLAICLFFTLSSFDITDPVTVSVTDKVKEVFQSTQEIRTMSYDFVRQERVRGKMHKNIASIKMTKVPHRVYFKESFPNNGLEVLYPHPEDDTKALVNPNGFPYVNMKLDPRGDIMMKNQHYSVLDAGYDGVISVLEYLFYKYKNEINNLVEYQGMTLVDGKTCDVIVMENPAFKYVNYAVSGGETLASIAKKYRLSEYMIKEKNSDLYLDDLKSGDVLKLPTDYSAKMKLFIDVDRRIPLRIDIYDEVGLFEKYEFKNVVLNPNFRDEEFLDTYSAYSFN
- a CDS encoding rhomboid family intramembrane serine protease, giving the protein MSITIILIILTVAVSYAALQNPSLQYKLMMNPVRILQDRQWYRVITSGFIHGSWMHLAFNMFTFYFFGRFVEQLFFRLKGEAGALYFIGFYLLAIVISDLPSLIKHKNDSRYNSLGASGGVSAVVFSSILFYPTNDVCLYGFICIPGFIMGAIYLIYSYMKGKEMSDNINHDAHLIGAVFGIVFSVIMDPGVLSSFISQIADWRWFN
- a CDS encoding DUF1330 domain-containing protein, which codes for MMYIIQLIYIHQGQEEVFHEFESLAIPLMEKYNGKLIQRIRPGQAAFIAGDDEKPYEVHIVSFDSQDDFDRFKQDDTRKQFLHLKEQSVRSILMVQGTKL
- a CDS encoding polyprenyl synthetase family protein, with product MTEDLRAYQEKLNDAIAQIEFDKHPNELYAPLAYTLDLGGKRMRPILAIMAYLTKKKDWETIIHPALSIELFHNFTLIHDDIMDEAPLRRGQETVYKKWNKDIAILSGDTLMIMAYDLLLEAQYDDIRYLIKLFNQCAIEVCEGQQLDMNFENLPTVSEEEYIEMIKLKTAVLLGYSLELGGLLAGMTREEAIHLRDFGVNIGIGFQLKDDILDVYGDADKFGKQVGGDILANKKTFLLLKAIEHAEGDAAQNLEYWLQQTEFDVHKKVQEVKKVYEQLKIKEISEQKMNHYFDLGFQQLDDLDSSKYDLEPLKAFTQALIQRDH